The following is a genomic window from Treponema pallidum subsp. pallidum str. Nichols.
CCTGCTGCAAAAACTATGACCGCTCCACACAGAAAGGGTACACGCACAGGAAGCACTCAAGCGCCGCACACAACCCCTTATTTTGTCAAAATTTTTAACGGATTTACCACCGACCCGTTCTTAAATACTGAAAAATGCAAATGCGGACCAGTTGCCCGACCGCTAGCCCCCACGCGCCCAATGGTCGTCCCCTGGACTACCCGCGCCCCACGCCCTACCATCACCGAACTTAAATGCCCATACATGGTTTGGTATCCACCGCCGTGCACGATGATCAGGTAATTCCCGTAAATTCTGCTATATCCAATTTCTGCCACTTTCCCATCGAGCGTTGCTTTCACCTGCGTCCCATAGGGTGCGGCTAGGTCAATCCCATTGTGAAAGCTCCTTTTGCCTGAAAAGGGATCTGAGCGGTACCCAAACCCAGAGGTGCGCCGCCCGCGAATTGGATACATGAATAACTCCCCCAACACCTTCCTCAAATCAAAAGCAGATAATTTTGCACCCGGAATAAACAAACGCTGTCCAACTGTTAATGCACGACTGACTAAATCATTCGCATCCAGCAACGTATTCAGGGGCAAACGAAAGAGACTGGCAATTGCACTAAGCGACTGCCCCTTTTGTACCGTGTGCATGAGTCCATCCATGGACGGAATAGTAATTTGATCCCCTACCGATAGTCTGCGCGCGTTTGAAATTCCGTTCACCGACAGCAGCGTCCCCATATGCTTGAGTCCTGCGCGCAGCGCAATGGCACTAATAGTATCTCCCTTACGTACGGTGTACGTGCGGTAGCTCACCGTCGCAAGCTGCGTATCCAACGCCTCTGCAAGCGCGGCAGCGTTCGCGCCGCCCTCGCGCGTTTCTACCTCCTCTGCACGAAAAACCCCACGACGCAGCGCATGCGCCAGCGTGCTGTCTGTTTCAAAACGCACCAGCGCAAGCCTTCTGCCACCGGTAACGTGCACCGCCCACGGGATACACAGCACCATGAGCACAAAGAGCAGCGCGCAAGCCAACGCCGCACACAACGGCACACAAGAAGCATCCTGCAAAGAACGTACAGGCACCGAAAAGGAAGGAAAAGAAAAACGAGGCACCGCGGTGCGCGCAAGCGGCGTGCGTGCACTCTTTTCTCTCCGGAAAAAACGCATCCCCCCTATACCCCGCCTGCGGCTCACCCGAACAGAACGGTTTGAAATACTGCTGAGCAACCCCGAAGCGTTGAGCGCCTGCGCACGTATCAAACGCGCTTCTGCACGTGTGCTCCATTTTGCGTAGCGCGCGCGTAAGCCCCGCCCTCCTCCGAGTCTCCCACTGACTCCGCTGCCTGACTCAGGAATATCGAGGGTATCAGGACTTTCATGAAACGAAATTATCTCTTCCTCAAGGGGAAAACGGGGAACAAGACGGTTACGCGTACGAGCGCGCGCACCCCCGCTATCGGAAAACGCACTACTTGAAAGAACTGCGCGGCGCACTTCTGCAGGGCTCGGACACACGCTGAACGGCTCACATCCCCGCGCATGATCCGGAACTAAGTCCGCACCCGTGTACGTAATCACGTCCATAACGGGCGGTATCGGAACATTTATTCCAGGCGTTGAGCATTTCGCCTGCAGCGCCACAGGCGGCGGAGTCCCCAGCAGCGTGCCACTTGTTTTTGAACCGCACGGCGCACGCCCCGTATAAAGAACACACCTCGCCGGGCGCAACCGCCGAGGGTGTCTTTCCCGATAAAGCAGAGTTCAGTGAAGAAAATGAAAATCGTAAACCTGCCGGTTTAATTGCAAAAGCTTCGTTGCACGCTCGATACCTTCTCGCGCCGGCTCAAAGCTACCGGCACGCTGCAGGGTGCGGCGCCATTCGGCAATCGCTTCCTCATAGTGCTGCGCATCATAGTGACGCAGCCCCCGCAGGTATGAAGTGTATACTTCCTTTTCCAAGTGCTTGCGTCGGTCTCGATTAAAAAATCCTGCAATTCCGCAGGAAATGACATGCTCATCCTTGTCTGACTCATAGGTGTATGTGAGATCCACACGCACCCACGTACTTTTGAATTCTACTCCTGCACTTGCACGGATATCTGAGGCGAGCCCGGTGAGAAACACATTTGAGCCAAACGCAACGTACTGCACCGGCAGGAGCAGGAACGCTACGCCGTATCTGAATCTATTGTTGTCTGCAAATTCTTGCACGTTGTACTTCCACTCAATCCCCGTGCCAAAGAGAAACCACCGTATCGGTTGATACGCACATGCGAGAATAAAACTCGAGTTTGTAGCGTGCACCGTCCTGCCGCCACTCATGCTAGAACCGCTGTTGGATGCGTCCACCTCAACTGAAAGTCCAACGTTTTTGACAGTACCGCCCACCCACAGATTCGGCTCATGGGAACCAAAATTCTTGGCCACCGACCACGTCCCCTGCAGACCGATGTCTGCGGTCACCACCACGTGCTTCTTACCCCCCTGGTTTTTTTTATTCCTCTCCCCGCCGGCTGAAGAATCGCGGTAGCCAACTTTCACGTTGGTTCCCACACTGATGCCTTTAAAACGATAGGCAGACAAAAAACGGTGCGCCACATTGAAAATGGCAACGCCGCCTACTGCCTTTCCCTCCATTGTCAGGTAGGGATACTGAACACTCGCAGAAAAACCGTAGCCGGTCCGTCCTATGCTGTGCACAAGTGCAATCGTATCTGTGTGCGATTGATTAACCCGGGCAAAGTGAAACCCTCCCACCAGGAGATAGGGGAACGCGGCACTCCCTGCTGCATTCGCCTCAAAAAAACTTGCATCGTCTGCTAAAGCGGTAAATGCCAAGCCGAGCATTTCATATCTGCCGCCTGTCCTCAGCGAGAGGGCACGACGGCCCACTCCCTTCTGCTTCTCGGATGTCTTTGCTGCCATTGCAACAACCGGCGTCACGGACGTTCCAGACACGGCACGCCGCACCCTGCGGTGCGCCGGCACTCGTGCGCGAACTTCCCCCAGAACTTCACCCCCTTGCGAAGACCACGCGCCCAAAGAAGCTGTCCGCGCAAAAAGCGGGGCAAGACACAAGGCAGACATCCCAATACGCATCCCCAGAACCCGAACTGATAGAAAGCTGCGCGCACCGCGCACCGCAGCACATCCGCACGCGCCACCGCTTGAACAAGCTCTTCTCCGCCTCATCCGTACCACTAGACTACCTCACCGCATCCGCTCCGTGCAACCCTTGCGCACAGTCCCTTCCCTTTCCCATACGCTGCGCCCCTACCAGTGCCCCGATTACGTCAGAGAATGGGGCAAAAGCGCACTCCACGTACGAAGGGCTACGGCCTCTTGCACGTGCGCCACCTGTAAGCGCGCAACACCTTCTATATCTGCAATTGTACGCGCTATTTTTAATACCGCATGTCCTCCGCGCCCCGATAGCTGCTCCTTTCCTACTGCACGATGGAACTCCCGCGCAGCATCATCTGTCAACATACACCAACGCTGCACATTCTCAGGAGAAAGACGCGCATTCCGGTATCGAATCCAATCTTCCACCGTTGATGACCGCCCGTTAATCGGCGCACATAGACAGCTCCCCTGCCGTTCCCACTGCGCTTCAAGTGCGCACGCAACCGTCTTGCGCAAGCGCGCGGTACAGCATGCCGGTTCGGACAGCAGCGTATGCGAAGCAGGCGGCAGCACCTCCACCCGCAAATCAACGCGATCTAAAAGAGGCGCAGTCAGCTTGCGCCAATACCGCTCCACCGCCTGAGGCGCACAGGTGCATACCTTGTGCTGCACCCCAAAATTCCCACATGCACACGGATTGACTGCCAAAAGCAACTGAAACCGTGCAGGATACGTGCTGCTTTTTCCTGCGCGACTGACTGTTATCTGCCCTGTCTCAAGCGGTGTGCGCAGCGTCTCTAATACCGGACGCTTAAATTGCGTCGCCTCATCTAAGAAGAGCACTCCCCCATGCGCAAGAGAAATTTCTCCCGGAAGACAGGTGCCTGCACCCCCAATTATTCCTTCTGCGCTCGCACTCGAGTGCGGCGTGCGACACGGCGGACGCCGCATGAGCGGGTCCTGCTCAGCACCCTTTGGGAGGAGGCCTGCAATACTGTGTACTCTTGTCACCTCAAGTGCCGTACGTGCATCCAAGTCTGGCAGAAGAAGCGCAAACCTACTCAACGAAAGCGTCTTGCCACACCCAGGCGCCCCGTACGCAATAAGATGATGTCCTCCAGCAGCTGCAATCTGTAGTGCCCGGATCAGTTTTCTCTGTCCCCGCACGTCTTCAAACCCACCGGTAACCCCCAACGCAGCGTGTGGCCAGTGCTGCACCGGGCGTTCTTGCCCTGTTCCCCCGGCAGAATCAGATGCGTCTCCCGTGGACCTGCCAACCGAAAATAGAAATGGCGATACACCCGGCGCTGTCCCCTCAGGGCGCGCGCCTGTCTCTCCCACCGCACCCGGACACCGCTTTGGGAACAACGCCATAATTGCCCCTGCATCCATACCCGCGTCCTGGTGCACAGACGCACCTGTATCTGCCGGAAGGTGCACGCGATGCGCGGTGTCTTCCACAGAAACCTGCTTCCCCTCCCACAAGAGAACTGAGTTTGACTGACCCCACCCAGGAGCGGACTGCTCATGCGGCGCATCCTGCGGTTCTACAGCTAGCTGCTGGCAGGCAACAAGAGCTGCACGAAGTTCTTGCACGGCAAAAACGCGCACTCCAGGCGTGATACGCGCTTCTGCCTCATTTTCCTTTGGCACGATGTAATCGTAAATGTGCGCGCTTAATCCTGCGGCAACTGCTGCAAGCGTGCCACGCACTGGCCGGATACGTCCTGAAAGCTCAAGCTCTCCGAGTACCATCACACGGCGAACCTCGCGTGCGCATCCGCGCGCACCACCTGTCAGTTCCGGCGTTTCCTCTGCAGAGCTCGCGTGTACCTGGGCGCGGAGCACTGCCAATGCGATGGGCAGGTCAAACGCACTCCCTTCCTTTTTCAGATCTGCAGGGCTCAGATTGATGAGAATGCGCTCCTGAGGAAAGGGAAGCGCTGCATTGCGGATAGCAGCGCGGATCCGCTCCTTCGCTTCTTTAACCGCAGACCCTGGCAGTCCCACAATATCCACTACCGGCAGTCCCCTCCGAAGATCCACTTCCACCTTTATGACCTCGCCTTCATATCCAAAGGCGGAAAAGCTCATAATCTGCACCGTTTACCTCCCATGCGATGCGCAGGACGCAGTGCGATACACGCGTGTACTGTGCATGGAGCTGGGCGCTACACCTGCCACCCTGCCTACGGTAGCCGCCGCATACCGCATACCCATAACGATAGCCGATCAACCTGCATAGCCAACGCACACCCGGACGTACCTACCAAGGAACGTAACAAAAAAGGCGAAAAAAACCTCAAGTCCTTTTCCGTTTTTCCGAAAATAGGATTGGCCCGTTTCTGCTCTCGTGCGGTGCACGGGCCCCTGCAGGGCACGGACGTCTTGCAGGAATGTCAGAGATTCCACGGAGGAATGCATGATTATCAATCACAACATGAGTGCGATGTTCGCGCAACGCACACTCGGGCACACCAATGTCCAGGTTGGAAAGGGCATCGAGAAGCTTTCATCCGGCTACCGCATCAACCGCGCAGGGGATGACGCTTCTGGTTTGGCTGTCTCAGAAAAAATGCGCAGCCAAATCCGCGGCCTCAACCAGGCATCCACCAATGCCTCAAACGGTGTGAACTTCATTCAGGTTACCGAAGCCTATCTGCAAGAAACCACCGACATCATGCAGCGTATCCGAGAGCTTGCAATTCAAGCGGCAAACGGCATCTACTCTGCTGAAGACCGCATGCAGATCCAGGTGGAAGTTTCGCAGCTTGTGGCAGAGGTAGACCGCATCGCTAGTTCTGCCCAGTTCAACGGCATGAACTTGCTCACGGGCCGCTTCTCCCGCACTGAAGGTGAGAACGTCATCGGTGGCTCCATGTGGTTTCACATCGGCGCTAACATGGACCAGCGCATGCGCGTGTACATCGGCACTATGACTGCGGTGGCGCTGGGCGTACGAAACGGCGTGGATGAGTCAATCATGTCCATTGAGACTGCAGACTCGGCCAACAAGAGCATCGGCACCATCGATGCTGCTTTGAAGAGAATCAACAAGCAGCGTGCGGATCTCGGAGGCTACCAGAACCGTATGGAGTACACAGTTGTCGGTCTTGACATCGCTGCGGAGAACCTGCAGGCAGCTGAGTCTCGCATCAGGGACGCAAACATCGCAAAGCAAATGGTTGAATACACTAAGAATCAGGTGCTCACCCAGTCTGGCACTGCAATGCTTGCGCAGGCGAACACCAGCGCGCAGTCGATTCTCTCAATTCTCCGGTAAGCCGGCTACGCCGCGTGCGCTCTTGTCCAAAAAGGGCAAGAGGAGTACACTGGGCCACAGGGGCTGCCCTGTGGTGCCCTTCTAGAATGATCTTTGAAAAGATTTCTCCCTTGCAGGCCTTCGTGTGGGCGGTTCTGAGGCTTTTTCTAAAAAGCTTCAGAACCGTTTTCCGTGGCGCGGTGCGTGCAGGGTGCGGCGTGCTCGCCTGCGTCCGTGCATACGGTTTTCCACCCTATGGATCAAAGGAATAGAGGTGGAAGGACTTCAGGGAGGGTCATATGATTATCAATCACAACATGAGTGCGATGTTCGCGCAACGCCAGGGAGGCATCAACGGACTTGCAATTGCTAAGAACATTGAAAAGCTTTCGTCTGGCTACCGCATTAACCGTGCAGGAGATGATGCTTCTGGTTTGGCTGTCTCAGAAAAAATGCGTAGCCAAATCCGCGGCCTCAACCAGGCAGGGCAAAATATCCAAAACGGTATATCCTTCATTCAGGCTACCGAAGGATACTTGGCGGAGACAACTGAAATCGTCCAGCGCCTGAGGGAGCTTGCAATCCAGGCGGCAAACGGCATCTACTCCGCCGAGGATCGCATGCAGATCCAGGTGGAAGTTTCACAGCTTGTCGACGAGGTAGACCGAATCGCAAGCCAGGCCCAGTTTAACGGCATGAACTTGCTCACGGGCCGCTTCTCCCGCGAGTCTGCCCTTGGGCCCATGCAGCTGCACGTCGGTGCGAACATGGACCAGAATGAGAAAATATTCATTAACACCATGACGGCAAGTGCTCTGGGCTTTTTCTCCGATGAAGGGACAGACGGCAGTCGTTCCATCAGCATTGCGACCGTCGACGGGGCGAACAAGGTCATCGGTACGCTTGATAGCGCGCTCAAGGAGATTAACAAGCAACGTGCGGATTTGGGTGCCTACCAGAATCGATTTGAAACCGCGTATCAGGGAATCGCTATCGCGGCGGAAAATCTGCAGGCAGCCGAGTCTCGCATCAGGGACGCGGACCTTGCGCAGCAGATGGTCGATTACACGAAGAACCAGATTCTCGAGCAGTCGACTATGGCAATGCTCGCTCAAGCAAATACACAGCCACAGGCAGTGCTCCGCTTGATGCAGTAAGCGCATATCGCGACGGTATATTTTTAAACGTTCAGCGTCTTCATTAGAGAGTTTCGGATGTCATCTCTTGTGAACGCCCATGAGGGAAAGAGGAGCCGCATGCCTCTTTCCCTTTTCTTTTCTCTTTATCTTTCTGTCATCACACCCTGCGGTTGCCATTACGGCGTAAACGCTGGGGATGTACTTTGTATTTGTTAAGTTTGCGTATCTGTAAGCCGACAAGCCGCGCGTGGGGTTTTTTTGAAGGGAACTCGGCTGGAGTCTTGATCCACTCTCCGCAGCTTTCGAGGAGTCATTGTGTCTGATGTCCGCATCCCCGGAGTAGGGGCCGGTAAGTACGATAACCTCATCCAGTCGCTTATGAAAAAGGAGCGCATTCCTCGGGACAACGCTGCGGCAAAGGTGAAGGTTTACGAGGTTCAGAACAACGCGCTCAAGGACGTGGAGCGGTATGCGCGCGATTTGCGTGACGCCGTCAAAGGACTCTATTCCTTCAACAACCCTTTCGCAGAGAAGGAAGCTCATTCTAGCAACGAGCGTGCGTTCACCGTCGATGCTACTCGAGACGCTGCCGAGCAGAATCATACACTGCGCGTCAAAGACATCGCACAAGGGGATGCGTTTCTCTCAGACCCCCTCCCTGAGGATTTTCGCGTTCCCAGCGGGACGTATACGTTCTGTATTGGAGAAAAAAAAATATGCGTGTCGTGGAAAGGCGGGCACTATCGTGATTTTATACGTGCCGTCAACAAGCAGGGCAAAGACTCACTCACCCTCTCAGAGATAAAAACGAGCGGTGCGAGCCGTGCGCTCCTGTTTCGCTCAGAATTAACGGGAAAGAGCAGTCGTCTTTCCTTTGAAGACGCTGCGCTGGACCTTGCACTGCGCCTGCGCGTCGTGCAGGAAGCACGTTCTGACGTTTTTACACAGGATGTACTCAGTGTTGGACCTGGAAAACACGCGCGTTTGGATTTTCCCCACCCTCTGCGCGCGCAGGCAGGGCTTACGCTGGAGTTTGTCGCGTCTCTGGAAGGGGCATCTATTGCAAACGAAGAGTCGCGTGCGCACACGCCCGCACAGGGAGGCGCTCCCACGTCTTCCCACGGAAATACGGCGTCCGCTGCACATAATCAGGACGGAGCAGCTGCTGTGCGCCCTACTGAACCGGCAAACGGCGCTCCTGTACAGGAAGAAACCAGTTCAGTGTTCTTTGAGGGGGTCACAGTAAAGAACGAGGCTTCCCAGGGAGATCTGCCTACCACGGACGGCTTGGAAAAATACCCAGCTGTCGACGACAAAGGAGACAATCCGCG
Proteins encoded in this region:
- a CDS encoding peptidoglycan DD-metalloendopeptidase family protein gives rise to the protein MRPARCVLYTGRAPCGSKTSGTLLGTPPPVALQAKCSTPGINVPIPPVMDVITYTGADLVPDHARGCEPFSVCPSPAEVRRAVLSSSAFSDSGGARARTRNRLVPRFPLEEEIISFHESPDTLDIPESGSGVSGRLGGGRGLRARYAKWSTRAEARLIRAQALNASGLLSSISNRSVRVSRRRGIGGMRFFRREKSARTPLARTAVPRFSFPSFSVPVRSLQDASCVPLCAALACALLFVLMVLCIPWAVHVTGGRRLALVRFETDSTLAHALRRGVFRAEEVETREGGANAAALAEALDTQLATVSYRTYTVRKGDTISAIALRAGLKHMGTLLSVNGISNARRLSVGDQITIPSMDGLMHTVQKGQSLSAIASLFRLPLNTLLDANDLVSRALTVGQRLFIPGAKLSAFDLRKVLGELFMYPIRGRRTSGFGYRSDPFSGKRSFHNGIDLAAPYGTQVKATLDGKVAEIGYSRIYGNYLIIVHGGGYQTMYGHLSSVMVGRGARVVQGTTIGRVGASGRATGPHLHFSVFKNGSVVNPLKILTK
- a CDS encoding UPF0164 family protein: MVRMRRRRACSSGGACGCAAVRGARSFLSVRVLGMRIGMSALCLAPLFARTASLGAWSSQGGEVLGEVRARVPAHRRVRRAVSGTSVTPVVAMAAKTSEKQKGVGRRALSLRTGGRYEMLGLAFTALADDASFFEANAAGSAAFPYLLVGGFHFARVNQSHTDTIALVHSIGRTGYGFSASVQYPYLTMEGKAVGGVAIFNVAHRFLSAYRFKGISVGTNVKVGYRDSSAGGERNKKNQGGKKHVVVTADIGLQGTWSVAKNFGSHEPNLWVGGTVKNVGLSVEVDASNSGSSMSGGRTVHATNSSFILACAYQPIRWFLFGTGIEWKYNVQEFADNNRFRYGVAFLLLPVQYVAFGSNVFLTGLASDIRASAGVEFKSTWVRVDLTYTYESDKDEHVISCGIAGFFNRDRRKHLEKEVYTSYLRGLRHYDAQHYEEAIAEWRRTLQRAGSFEPAREGIERATKLLQLNRQVYDFHFLH
- a CDS encoding flagellin → MIINHNMSAMFAQRTLGHTNVQVGKGIEKLSSGYRINRAGDDASGLAVSEKMRSQIRGLNQASTNASNGVNFIQVTEAYLQETTDIMQRIRELAIQAANGIYSAEDRMQIQVEVSQLVAEVDRIASSAQFNGMNLLTGRFSRTEGENVIGGSMWFHIGANMDQRMRVYIGTMTAVALGVRNGVDESIMSIETADSANKSIGTIDAALKRINKQRADLGGYQNRMEYTVVGLDIAAENLQAAESRIRDANIAKQMVEYTKNQVLTQSGTAMLAQANTSAQSILSILR
- a CDS encoding flagellin — protein: MIINHNMSAMFAQRQGGINGLAIAKNIEKLSSGYRINRAGDDASGLAVSEKMRSQIRGLNQAGQNIQNGISFIQATEGYLAETTEIVQRLRELAIQAANGIYSAEDRMQIQVEVSQLVDEVDRIASQAQFNGMNLLTGRFSRESALGPMQLHVGANMDQNEKIFINTMTASALGFFSDEGTDGSRSISIATVDGANKVIGTLDSALKEINKQRADLGAYQNRFETAYQGIAIAAENLQAAESRIRDADLAQQMVDYTKNQILEQSTMAMLAQANTQPQAVLRLMQ